The SAR202 cluster bacterium nucleotide sequence GGGCGTCAAGATCGCTCTCACACCGGAGAACGTCGAAAAGTGCCTTAACCAGGTAGGCGTCGCCTTCATGTTCGCCCAGGCCTTCCACCCCGCGATGAAGCACGTCGGCCCCACGCGCAAGGAGATCGGCATCCGCACCGTCTTCAACATCCTGGGGCCGCTCACTAACCCCGCGGGGGCGCGGTCGCAGTTCATGGGCTGCGCGAACATCCCGCTCGCGGAGAAGATCATCAAGGTCTTTGAAATCCTCGGCGCGGACCACATCATCCTCGCTCACGGAGCGGACGGCGTGGACAAGGTCTCGCTGGGGGATATAACCCATTTCTGGGAGCTCAAGGGCGGCAAGATCACGGAGTACCAGACCACCCCGGAAGAGCTCGGCTTCAAGCGCGTCAAGCTTGCCGACCTTAAAGTGAAGAGCGCGGCCGAAAGCGCTGAGCTGGCCCGCGGCGTCCTCGCTGGCAGGCCCGGCCCCGCGCGCGACATGGTGGTGGTCAACGCCGCCGCCGCATTCGTCGCCTCCGATCGCGCAAGAACGCTCAAGGAGGGCATCGCAATGGCCCAGAAGTCCATAGACAGCGGCGCGGCGCAAAAGAAGATGGAGGAGCTGGCGAAGCTCAGCCAAACCCTGGCGTAGGGAGGAACAGATGCAGAAGGTCCGTTATACCGTCGTCCTTGAATGGGACCACGAGGAAAAGGTGTACGTGGCAAGCGTCCCGGCGTTGACGATTGCGACACAGGGCAAAACACGAACAGAAGCAATGAGGATGGTCAGGGAAGCCATTGCGCTTACCGTCGAAGGCCTAAAGGCCAACGGCCTGCCTGTCCCGACTGGCGATGGCGATAAGATAAGACGCGTAGAGGTGGCGGTATAGTACGTTTACCTCGCATCTCCGGCAAAGAAATGGTCCGTGCGTTGCAGCGGGCCGGATTCAGGATTGACCGGGTCAGCGGGAGCCATCACTTTCTCGTGCATGAATCCGGGCGGGCGCGTTATGCAATCGTACCTGTGCACGCTGGACAGATGCTCTCTCCGAAGGTCATACACGCGATATTGGAATCTACACAACTAACTAAAGAAGAGTTGATAGACCTTTTGTGAACCCACTCCACCCCAAGGCCGTCATATTCGACTTCGACTACACGCTCGCGGACTCCACCGCGCCGGCGTACGACTGCGCCGGCCACGCGCTCACCGCGATGGGCCTGCAGACGCCGCCGAAAGCCGTGGTGGCGACGACGATCGGCCTGTCGCTCACGGAGGCGTTCCACCGCATGTTCCCGAAAGAGGACCGTGCGCTCGCGGCGGAGTACTACCGCCTGTTCATCAAGCGCGCGGACGAGGTGATGGTGGACGGCACGGTCCTCTTCGACTGGACGCCGCGCGCGATATCGGCCCTCCACGCGCACGGAATGCCCCTCGGCATCGTCTCCACGAAGGGCCGCTTCCGCATCGAGGCGATCCTCGGCCGCGAGCGGCTGCTGGACAGGTTCGAGACCATCGTCGGAGGCGAGGACGTCCCGGCCTTCAAGCCCGACCCGCACGGCCTTCTCGCCGCTCTTCGGCGCCTGGATGTCCCGAAGGGCGAGGCGCTCTACGTCGGCGACAGCCTCACATACGCGGAGACCGCCAAACGCGCGAGGGTGCCGTTCATGGCCGTCCTCTCCGGCACAACAAAGCGCGACGAGTTCAACGGCTACCCGGTAGTAGAAATCATCCCCAGCGTCGCGGAGCTGCCGGCGCGCCTGGGGTGGTGAAACAGGTGTTGCGTCGACCTGTAGCCCGCGCGATTCATCGCGCCTGTCTTGTTCGCCAATGTAGCCTGAGGACAACCCGGGTCCCGATGCATCGGGGCAGGCTACAGAGAACCGGGGCATATTAACCAGGACACAACCATGATCGAACCCAATACGCCCGATATCCTCAAAAAGATCGTCGAGGTCAAGGCCCGCGAGGTCGCCCGCCTCAAGGTGGAGAAGCCGCTGCGCAATCTGGAGAAGCGAATGGAGAGCCAGACTCGGCCCCTTAACCTGGCCGGGTGCCTTATGGGCGACCGCGTCCGGGTCATCGCCGAGTGCAAGAAGGCCTCGCCCGCGAAGGGCCTCCTGCGGCCGGACTTCGATCCCACGGCCCTCGCGCAGGCTTACGTCGCCAACGGCGCGGCGGCAATATCGGTTCTCACCAACGTGGACCACTTCCAGGGGAGCATCGAGCACTTGGAGCAGGTCCACGCCGTAGCTTACACGAAGGGCGTGCCCGTCCTGCGCAAGGAGTTCATCTTCGACCCTTACCAGGTCTATGAGGCCCGCGCCCACGGGGCGGACGCGATGCTGCTGATCGTTGCGATGCTCTCGCCTAAGCAGCTCACGGACTTGCGCGGACTCTCGGAGCAGCTATGGATGCAGTGCCTCGTGGAAGTGCACGACGAAGAGGAGCTCAAGGTGGCGCTGGACATCGGAGCGGAGATCATAGGCATCAACAACCGGGACCTGCGCACCTTCAAGACAGACCTCGCCGTCACCGAGCGCCTCGCGCCGAAGGTCCCATTCGGCAAGATCGTCGTCAGCGAGAGCGGCATAAACAGCCGTGCGGACGTCGAGCGGGTAGGGAAGGCCGGCGCCCATGCGATCCTCGTCGGCGAGGCATTAGTGACTGCTAAAGACCCCGGCGCGAAGCTGAAGGAGCTTGCATGACCCGCTTCAAGATCTGCGGCCTGCGGGACCTCGACAACACCCTCGTAGCGGCACAGTCCGGCGCGGACTTCATCGGCTTTAACTTTGTCCCCGGCGCGAAGCGGGCCATACCGCCCGAGCTTGCGAAGTCCATCATAGACTCCCTGCGCGCCCGCGTGACCGGCCCGATGCCCAACCTCGTCGGCCTCTTTGCCAACCAGCCCATTGAGGACGTTAACCGCATCCTGAAGCAGTGCGGCCTCGACTACGCACAGCTCTGCGGAGACGAGTCGCCTGCCTATTGGGCGCGTGTCGAGGCGAAGATAGTCCGGCAGGTTAAGGTCAAGGAGCACCCGACCGTCGCCGAAGCGGTCTCGGAAACGATGGAGGTCGTGGGCCATGTTGCCGGCAAGGGCCATATCCCGTTGCTGGACAAGTACGAGACGGGCGCGCTCGGCGGTACCGGCCGCACCTTCGACTGGGATATCGCCCGAGAGGTGGCGAAGCGTTACGAGATCATGCTCGCCGGCGGCATCACGCCGGAGAACGTCAGCGAGGCCATCCACCGTGTCGGCCCCTGGGCCGTGGACGTATCCAGCGGCGTTGAGACCGACGGCGCAAAGGACCCCAGGAAGATCGAAGCCTTCGCGGCGATGGTGAAGGGGACGGACCTACGGCAGCCCCTGTAGCTCAATTGCCCGCACCACGCGCTCGACGGCGATGTTGAACGCCGCCTCGCGGTAGGAGACGCGGTCCAGCTTGGCGCGCACGTATACGTTCTTGTAGGCCTTCAGCAGCACCTCTTCAAGCTCAGAGTTCACCCGGCCCAGGTCCCAAGGGAATCGCTGCACGTTCTGCGCCCATTCGAAGTAGGAGACCGTCACGCCGCCCGCGTTGACCAGCAGGTCGGGCACGCAAAGGACGCCCCTGTCCTTCAGGATGGCGTCCGCCGCGGGCGTCACCGGGTGGTTGGCCGCCTCAACGATTATCTTCGCGCGCACGTTCGCTGCGTTGCCGCGGTTGATGACGCCTCCCAGGGCGGCGGGCACCAGGATGTCGCACGGGAGCTCAAGAAGCTCCTTGTTGCCGATGTGGTCGGCGTCTGCGAACCCTGCCACGGACCCGGTCTGGGAGACGTGCTTCGAGAGCGCGTCGATATCGAGGCCGTTCTCGTTGAGGACGCCGCCCTTTACGTCTGTAACGGCAACAATCTTTGCGCCCATTGGGTACAGGAACTTCGCTGCCCATGAGCCCACGTTGCCGAAGCCCTGAATCGCGACGGTTGCGCCGCGCAGGGGCTTTCCCATATCCTTCGCCAGCTCGGCGGTGATGATCGCAACTCCGCGCCCGGTTGCCTGCTCGCGGCCCAGCGAGCCGCCCAGCTCCACGGGCTTGCCGGTGACGACGCCCGGGCTGTAGCCGTGCGCCTTGGCGTACTCGGACATCATCCACGCCATCGTCTGAGCGTTGGTCCCCATATCCGGCGCGGGGATGTCGCGGTCCGGGCCTATGATGTAGCTAATCGCCCGGGTGAACCCCTGCGTCAGCTTCTGCAGCTCTCTCGCGCTCATTGTGCTTGGGTCGCACTGCACGCCGCCCTTCGCGCCGCCGAAGGGTATCCCCACGACGGCCGTCTTGTACGTCATGAGCGCCGCCAGCGCCTTCACCTCGTCCACGTCGGCTTCCGGGTGGTACCGGATGCCGCCTTTGTAAGGCCCGCGCGAGGAGTTGTGCTGCACGCGGTAGCCGATGAACACCTTGATCTTGCCGTTATCCATCCGCACAGGCACCTCCACGCGGACCTCACGGTCCGGCGTGCGGACGATGTCACGGACTTCGTCGCTGACCTTCAGGCGGTCGCAGGCGCGGTCGAACTCGTACGTGACAGCCTCGAAGGGGGTCATTTCTTTTACGATGGGCATTGCTCAACCTTCTCCGGAAGGGTTTGCTCCGACCCGTCCCGATTGCCGGAGCGGGCGACAATAACGGCGTGTGCTATCAACTACGCGGAGTGTAGTTGCGGATTCAGAACAGTGTCAAGCAACGCCGGGGCGAGCTCCCGCCGAAACAGAGTCACTAACATTCGAAGGCTGTCAGCTTCGCAGATAATGGCTAGTCAGCGAACGGGGGGCTTCGAGCAAGTCCTG carries:
- a CDS encoding addiction module toxin, HicA family, with translation MVRLPRISGKEMVRALQRAGFRIDRVSGSHHFLVHESGRARYAIVPVHAGQMLSPKVIHAILESTQLTKEELIDLL
- the trpD gene encoding anthranilate phosphoribosyltransferase, translating into MIRESIELLVGGKSLTTEQAAATMNEIMSGEATPSQLGAFLTALRMKGETPEEIAGMAKVMREKSLKVNPNGPVIDNCGTGGDGSGAFNVSTTATFVLAGAGVRVAKHGNRAMSGASGSADLYEALGVKIALTPENVEKCLNQVGVAFMFAQAFHPAMKHVGPTRKEIGIRTVFNILGPLTNPAGARSQFMGCANIPLAEKIIKVFEILGADHIILAHGADGVDKVSLGDITHFWELKGGKITEYQTTPEELGFKRVKLADLKVKSAAESAELARGVLAGRPGPARDMVVVNAAAAFVASDRARTLKEGIAMAQKSIDSGAAQKKMEELAKLSQTLA
- a CDS encoding HAD family hydrolase; translated protein: MNPLHPKAVIFDFDYTLADSTAPAYDCAGHALTAMGLQTPPKAVVATTIGLSLTEAFHRMFPKEDRALAAEYYRLFIKRADEVMVDGTVLFDWTPRAISALHAHGMPLGIVSTKGRFRIEAILGRERLLDRFETIVGGEDVPAFKPDPHGLLAALRRLDVPKGEALYVGDSLTYAETAKRARVPFMAVLSGTTKRDEFNGYPVVEIIPSVAELPARLGW
- a CDS encoding glutamate dehydrogenase — translated: MTPFEAVTYEFDRACDRLKVSDEVRDIVRTPDREVRVEVPVRMDNGKIKVFIGYRVQHNSSRGPYKGGIRYHPEADVDEVKALAALMTYKTAVVGIPFGGAKGGVQCDPSTMSARELQKLTQGFTRAISYIIGPDRDIPAPDMGTNAQTMAWMMSEYAKAHGYSPGVVTGKPVELGGSLGREQATGRGVAIITAELAKDMGKPLRGATVAIQGFGNVGSWAAKFLYPMGAKIVAVTDVKGGVLNENGLDIDALSKHVSQTGSVAGFADADHIGNKELLELPCDILVPAALGGVINRGNAANVRAKIIVEAANHPVTPAADAILKDRGVLCVPDLLVNAGGVTVSYFEWAQNVQRFPWDLGRVNSELEEVLLKAYKNVYVRAKLDRVSYREAAFNIAVERVVRAIELQGLP
- the trpC gene encoding indole-3-glycerol phosphate synthase TrpC; the protein is MIEPNTPDILKKIVEVKAREVARLKVEKPLRNLEKRMESQTRPLNLAGCLMGDRVRVIAECKKASPAKGLLRPDFDPTALAQAYVANGAAAISVLTNVDHFQGSIEHLEQVHAVAYTKGVPVLRKEFIFDPYQVYEARAHGADAMLLIVAMLSPKQLTDLRGLSEQLWMQCLVEVHDEEELKVALDIGAEIIGINNRDLRTFKTDLAVTERLAPKVPFGKIVVSESGINSRADVERVGKAGAHAILVGEALVTAKDPGAKLKELA
- a CDS encoding type II toxin-antitoxin system HicB family antitoxin, producing the protein MQKVRYTVVLEWDHEEKVYVASVPALTIATQGKTRTEAMRMVREAIALTVEGLKANGLPVPTGDGDKIRRVEVAV
- a CDS encoding phosphoribosylanthranilate isomerase; translated protein: MTRFKICGLRDLDNTLVAAQSGADFIGFNFVPGAKRAIPPELAKSIIDSLRARVTGPMPNLVGLFANQPIEDVNRILKQCGLDYAQLCGDESPAYWARVEAKIVRQVKVKEHPTVAEAVSETMEVVGHVAGKGHIPLLDKYETGALGGTGRTFDWDIAREVAKRYEIMLAGGITPENVSEAIHRVGPWAVDVSSGVETDGAKDPRKIEAFAAMVKGTDLRQPL